The region GAATGGAGTTGGGGAAAAGGAAAGTTAAAGGTATGCTTCTCGATAGAGATTATTTGGTTGTTACCAGGATAAATGGAATTGGAGGCAGTGGGAAAACTACTTTAGCCAGAGAAATTTATAGAGACGATGAAGTGCGAAGTACGTTAACTTCTGAACTCCTTCGCTCCTAActttcttttcctttctttttctGCATCTAAAGTGTTCAACGAAATGCTTTTGTGATGTTTCTGTTTCAGGTTACTTTAATAATGAGATCTTGTTCCTGACTATATCCCAGTCTCCGAATGTACAACAACTAAGGCAATATATTTGGGGGTTTCTTTCAAGAAGCAAATTCAATGGAAGTTCTGACATAGCCCCCCAATGGCCACGTAATCAATATAGCCATCGGAACACAATGACACCCACCCTGGTAGTTTTGGATGATGTTTGGTTAGATCAAATTCTCCATCAGCTTATCTTCAATATTCATGGTTGCAAAACTCTTGTGGTTTCTCATATCAAGTTTCCATCTATTATTCTGTAATAGCAATGTACTACTTACATTCTTTTTCCCATGATGGCAATTTACCTACACTTTCTTTTTACCCATAATAGTAAATAGCAATATGTAATGGATAAAATACAATAATCATGTTCTAAGTAATATATAACTATGCCATTATATGCAAAAATAGATTATGGTGCATATTTTGTGTCTACCTGTAATTTCATCCATCTTTTCAAGATCATCTATTTCTAAAGTTTACTTGGTCTCAAATGCTTCTTGACCAGGTTGCTTTTTTTCTGGGAAAATGAGTGTGGGGTGTAGTGTCAACTGCCAATTTAGTGTTTTTAGATTAAGTTAGTGTGAATACAGTCCTTACATCATCCATGGAGTAGTACCATACATATACCTATGGACTTGGGAGTTAAGTGCA is a window of Lactuca sativa cultivar Salinas chromosome 1, Lsat_Salinas_v11, whole genome shotgun sequence DNA encoding:
- the LOC122196603 gene encoding probable disease resistance protein At5g04720, whose translation is MKIGGSGEGWWLEEAMNRMNEEDQYEGGLEKVGMELGKRKVKGMLLDRDYLVVTRINGIGGSGKTTLAREIYRDDEVRSYFNNEILFLTISQSPNVQQLRQYIWGFLSRSKFNGSSDIAPQWPRNQYSHRNTMTPTLVVLDDVWLDQILHQLIFNIHGCKTLVVSHIKFPSIIL